In a single window of the Enterobacter hormaechei ATCC 49162 genome:
- the dctA gene encoding C4-dicarboxylate transporter DctC, with the protein MKTSLFKSLYFQVLTAIAIGILLGHYYPELGAQMKPLGDAFVKLIKMIIAPVIFCTVVTGIAGMESMKAVGRTGAVALLYFEIVSTIALIIGLIIVNVVQPGAGMNVDPATLDAKAVAVYAEQAKDQGIVAFLLDVIPSSVIGAFASGNILQVLLFAVLFGFALHRLGSKGQLIFNVIESFSQVIFGIINMIMRLAPIGAFGAMAFTIGKYGVGTLVQLGQLIVCFYITCILFVVVVLGSIARATGFSIFKFIRYIREELLIVLGTSSSESALPRMLDKMEKLGCRKSVVGLVIPTGYSFNLDGTSIYLTMAAVFIAQATNSHMDIFHQITLLVVLLLSSKGAAGVTGSGFIVLAATISAVGHLPVAGLALILGIDRFMSEARALTNLIGNGVATVVVAKWVKELDHKKLNDTLNNRPSEDKTPGLSS; encoded by the coding sequence ATGAAAACCTCACTCTTCAAAAGTCTTTACTTCCAGGTCCTGACAGCCATCGCCATCGGTATTCTGCTCGGTCACTACTACCCGGAGCTTGGCGCGCAAATGAAACCGCTTGGCGACGCGTTCGTTAAACTCATTAAAATGATCATCGCACCGGTCATTTTCTGTACCGTGGTGACTGGCATCGCTGGCATGGAAAGCATGAAGGCGGTCGGGCGTACGGGGGCGGTTGCCCTGCTGTACTTTGAAATTGTCAGTACCATCGCGCTGATTATCGGCCTGATTATCGTCAACGTGGTACAGCCTGGCGCGGGCATGAACGTCGACCCGGCCACGCTGGATGCGAAAGCGGTGGCGGTTTACGCTGAACAGGCGAAAGATCAGGGGATAGTTGCCTTCCTGCTGGACGTGATCCCGAGCAGCGTGATTGGCGCGTTCGCCAGCGGAAACATCCTCCAGGTGCTGCTGTTTGCGGTGCTGTTTGGCTTTGCCCTGCACCGTCTGGGCAGTAAAGGCCAGCTGATTTTTAACGTCATTGAAAGCTTCTCGCAGGTTATCTTCGGCATTATCAACATGATCATGCGTCTGGCCCCGATTGGTGCCTTTGGCGCGATGGCCTTCACCATCGGGAAATACGGCGTCGGCACGCTGGTACAGTTGGGCCAGCTGATCGTCTGCTTCTACATCACCTGTATTCTGTTTGTGGTGGTGGTGCTCGGTTCCATCGCCCGTGCGACCGGCTTCAGCATCTTCAAATTTATCCGTTATATTCGTGAAGAGCTGCTGATTGTCCTCGGCACATCCTCTTCGGAGTCCGCGCTGCCGCGTATGCTCGATAAAATGGAAAAGCTGGGCTGCCGTAAGTCAGTTGTGGGGCTGGTTATTCCTACGGGCTACTCCTTTAACCTGGACGGCACCTCGATATACCTGACGATGGCGGCGGTCTTTATTGCCCAGGCCACTAACAGCCACATGGATATCTTCCATCAGATTACGCTGCTGGTGGTGCTTCTGCTCTCTTCAAAAGGGGCGGCGGGCGTCACGGGCAGCGGATTTATCGTGCTGGCGGCCACCATTTCAGCGGTGGGGCATCTGCCGGTGGCGGGCCTGGCCCTGATCCTCGGTATCGACCGCTTTATGTCCGAAGCCCGTGCGTTAACCAACCTGATTGGCAATGGCGTGGCGACGGTCGTGGTGGCGAAGTGGGTGAAAGAGCTGGATCACAAGAAGCTTAACGATACGCTGAATAACCGCCCATCTGAGGACAAAACCCCCGGTTTATCCTCTTAA
- the pdeH gene encoding cyclic-guanylate-specific phosphodiesterase has product MKSEQVIQRLNTTPEASIENLQEHRYWLQCERAYTYQPIYRTDGRLMAIEVLTVVTHPSNPSQRIAPDRYFAEVAVRQRIDVLEEQLRMLATKQAFFEQHGILASVNVDGPTLMALRQNATLQALIATLPWMRFELVEHVRLPQDSSFASMCEFGPLWLDDFGTGMANFSALSEVRYDYIKVARDLFIMLRQTPEGRNLFTMLLQLMNRYCQGVIVEGVETLEEWRDVQNSPAAAAQGYFLSRPVPMDTLEKVITTL; this is encoded by the coding sequence ATGAAGTCAGAGCAGGTTATCCAGCGGCTGAACACTACGCCTGAGGCAAGTATTGAGAACTTGCAGGAGCATCGCTACTGGCTGCAATGTGAGCGAGCGTATACCTATCAGCCCATCTACCGTACCGACGGTCGGTTAATGGCGATTGAGGTGTTAACGGTCGTCACTCATCCATCGAATCCTTCACAGCGTATCGCGCCGGACCGCTATTTTGCGGAGGTTGCCGTGCGTCAGCGTATCGACGTACTGGAAGAGCAGCTGAGAATGCTGGCGACGAAGCAGGCGTTCTTCGAGCAGCACGGTATCCTGGCGTCGGTGAACGTGGATGGCCCAACCCTGATGGCGCTACGTCAGAACGCAACGTTGCAGGCGCTGATTGCCACCCTGCCGTGGATGCGCTTCGAACTTGTGGAACATGTTCGGCTGCCGCAGGACTCCTCGTTTGCCTCAATGTGTGAATTTGGCCCGCTGTGGCTGGATGATTTCGGCACCGGTATGGCGAACTTCTCCGCCCTGAGCGAAGTGCGTTATGACTACATCAAAGTGGCCCGCGATCTGTTTATTATGCTGCGCCAGACGCCGGAAGGGCGGAATCTGTTTACTATGCTCCTGCAACTGATGAACCGCTATTGTCAGGGCGTCATTGTGGAAGGCGTAGAAACGCTGGAGGAGTGGCGCGACGTGCAAAATTCCCCGGCCGCGGCCGCACAGGGTTATTTCCTCTCTCGTCCTGTCCCCATGGATACCCTGGAAAAGGTGATAACCACCCTCTGA
- the bcsC gene encoding cellulose synthase complex outer membrane protein BcsC, translating to MRTFSLNLLTLSLGLALMPLAQAANSPQQRQLLEQVRLGESTQREDLVRQSLYRLELIDPNNPDVIAARFRYLLRQGDTAGAQKELDRLKGMAPDSSAYQSSRTTMLLSTPDGRQALQQARLLATTGHTQEAIAAYDKLFDGKPPSGDIATEYWNVVAKEPARRNSAINQLKKINASSPGNVTLQSSLAQLLFQSGRRDEGFAVLQEMAKSNNGRSQASDMWYQQIKDQPASSASVSALQQYLSVFSDGDNVTAARAQLEAQQKQLSDPAFRAKAEGLAAVDAGQGSKAVAELQKVVSANHADSEAVGALGQAYSQKGDRARAVAQFEKAIALDPQSDNRGKWDSLLKVNRYWLLIQQGDNALKANNTAQAERYYQQARNIDNTDSYAVLGLGDAAAARKDNDAAERFYRQALRMDSGNSNAVRGLANIYRAQSPQKATQFIQSLSASQRRSIDDIERSLTNEQLSAQAEQLESEGKYAQAAEIQRRRLALSPGDVWITYRLSRDLSSAGQRSQADNLMRQLASQKPGDPDQIYASGLYLSGNDQDRAALAHLNTLPRDKWNSNIQELADRLQSNQVLETANRLRDSGKEQEAETLLRQQPPSTRIDLTLADWAEQRGDHEAAKTAYNTVLQREPQNEDAILGLTEVYLAQGNKDAARKALAKLPAAQNGEPLSINMQRRLAMAQAGLGDPAAAEKTFNAILPQAKSQPPSMESALVMRDAARFQAQNGQPQQALDTWKDAMVSSGITTTRPTDNDSFTRLTRNDEKDDWLKRGVRSDAGDLYRQQDLNVTLQHDYWGSSGTGGYSDLKAHTTMLQVDAPLADGRMFFRSDLVNMNAGSFDTDNGTYDPTWGTCAETPCHGSTNQSANGASVAVGWQNKTWAWDIGTTPMGFDVVDVVGSLSYSNDLGPIGYTLNAHRRPISSSVLAFAGQKDPNTDTTWGGVRATGGGVSVSYDKGEANGIWSSLSADSLTGKNVEDNWRVRWMTGYYYKLINQNNERLTVGVSNMLWHYDKDLSGYSLGQGGYYSPQEYVSFALPVNWRKRTENWSWELGGSVSWSHSKTKDVMRYPLQGLIPDNEPGRYTDKGVMETGSSSSGTGYTARAIVERRVTSNWFVGLGVDIQEAKDYTPSHALLYVRYSAAGWQGDMDLPPEPLVPYADW from the coding sequence ATGCGCACGTTCTCACTAAATCTACTCACTTTATCGCTTGGCCTGGCGCTAATGCCCCTGGCCCAGGCCGCCAACTCCCCGCAGCAGAGACAGCTGCTGGAACAGGTCCGTCTGGGCGAATCCACCCAGCGTGAGGATTTGGTGCGCCAGTCGCTCTACCGCCTTGAGTTGATTGATCCCAATAATCCGGACGTGATTGCCGCGCGCTTCCGCTACCTGTTACGACAGGGCGATACGGCGGGCGCGCAAAAAGAGCTGGATCGTCTGAAAGGGATGGCGCCCGATTCCAGTGCGTACCAGTCCTCCCGGACGACCATGCTGCTCTCCACGCCGGATGGTCGTCAGGCCCTTCAGCAGGCTCGCCTGCTTGCCACCACCGGCCACACGCAGGAAGCCATTGCCGCGTATGACAAACTGTTTGACGGTAAGCCGCCCAGTGGCGACATCGCCACGGAGTACTGGAACGTGGTGGCGAAAGAGCCTGCCCGCCGCAACTCGGCCATTAATCAGCTTAAGAAAATAAACGCCAGCAGCCCGGGCAACGTCACGCTACAGTCCTCGCTGGCACAGCTTCTGTTCCAGAGCGGACGCCGTGATGAAGGATTTGCGGTGTTACAGGAGATGGCCAAATCGAACAATGGCCGCAGTCAGGCGTCGGACATGTGGTACCAGCAGATCAAAGATCAGCCTGCCAGCAGCGCCAGCGTCAGCGCGCTGCAACAATACCTGAGCGTGTTCAGCGATGGCGATAACGTGACGGCGGCGCGCGCCCAGCTTGAAGCGCAGCAAAAACAACTTTCCGATCCGGCGTTCCGCGCCAAAGCCGAAGGGTTAGCCGCAGTGGATGCCGGGCAGGGCAGTAAAGCAGTGGCGGAGTTGCAGAAAGTGGTCAGCGCCAACCACGCCGACAGTGAAGCCGTCGGCGCGCTGGGGCAGGCCTATTCCCAGAAAGGCGATCGCGCGCGCGCGGTTGCGCAGTTTGAGAAGGCAATCGCCCTCGATCCGCAGAGCGATAATCGGGGCAAATGGGACAGCCTGCTGAAGGTCAACCGATACTGGCTGCTGATCCAGCAGGGGGATAACGCCCTGAAAGCCAACAATACGGCCCAGGCGGAGCGCTATTACCAGCAGGCGCGCAACATTGACAACACAGACAGCTACGCGGTGCTGGGGTTGGGTGACGCGGCGGCGGCGCGCAAAGATAACGACGCGGCTGAGCGCTTTTATCGCCAGGCGTTGCGGATGGACAGCGGCAACAGCAATGCGGTGCGCGGTCTCGCCAACATTTATCGCGCGCAGTCACCACAGAAGGCGACGCAGTTTATTCAGTCGCTCTCTGCCAGCCAGCGCCGCAGCATTGATGATATTGAACGTAGCCTGACGAACGAGCAGCTGTCAGCCCAGGCCGAACAGCTGGAAAGCGAGGGGAAATATGCGCAGGCCGCAGAAATTCAGCGCCGACGCCTTGCGCTTTCTCCGGGCGATGTGTGGATCACCTACCGGCTGTCACGCGATCTGTCCAGCGCAGGTCAGCGCAGCCAGGCGGATAACCTGATGCGTCAGCTGGCAAGCCAGAAACCGGGCGATCCGGATCAGATTTACGCCAGCGGGCTGTACCTGTCCGGTAACGATCAGGACCGGGCCGCGCTGGCGCATCTGAACACGCTGCCGCGCGACAAGTGGAACAGCAACATTCAGGAGCTGGCAGACCGCCTGCAAAGTAACCAGGTGCTGGAAACCGCCAACCGCCTGCGCGACAGTGGAAAAGAGCAGGAGGCGGAAACGCTGCTTCGCCAGCAGCCGCCGTCAACCCGTATCGACCTGACGCTGGCGGACTGGGCCGAACAGCGTGGCGACCACGAGGCCGCGAAAACCGCCTACAACACCGTCCTGCAACGCGAACCGCAGAACGAAGACGCGATCCTCGGCCTGACCGAGGTCTATCTTGCCCAGGGCAACAAGGACGCGGCGCGCAAGGCGCTGGCGAAACTGCCCGCGGCACAGAACGGCGAACCGCTCTCCATTAATATGCAGCGCAGGCTTGCCATGGCGCAGGCCGGTCTGGGGGATCCTGCTGCGGCAGAAAAGACCTTCAACGCCATTCTTCCGCAGGCCAAATCGCAGCCACCTTCGATGGAAAGTGCGCTGGTGATGCGTGATGCCGCCCGTTTTCAGGCTCAAAATGGCCAGCCTCAGCAGGCGCTGGACACCTGGAAAGATGCGATGGTCTCATCGGGCATCACGACGACCCGTCCGACCGATAACGACAGCTTTACGCGGCTCACGCGTAACGATGAGAAAGATGACTGGCTGAAGCGCGGGGTGCGCAGCGATGCAGGCGATCTTTATCGTCAGCAGGATCTGAACGTCACGCTGCAACATGATTACTGGGGGTCCAGCGGCACGGGAGGCTATTCCGACCTGAAAGCGCACACCACCATGCTCCAGGTTGATGCGCCGCTGGCGGACGGTCGTATGTTCTTCCGTAGCGATCTGGTCAATATGAACGCCGGTTCCTTTGACACCGACAACGGAACCTACGATCCGACATGGGGCACCTGCGCCGAAACGCCATGTCACGGCAGCACGAACCAGTCGGCCAACGGTGCCAGCGTGGCTGTCGGCTGGCAGAACAAAACCTGGGCATGGGATATCGGTACTACGCCGATGGGCTTTGACGTGGTCGATGTGGTGGGCAGCCTGAGCTACAGCAACGACTTAGGGCCGATTGGCTACACCCTGAACGCCCATCGCCGTCCGATTTCCAGCTCGGTGCTGGCCTTCGCCGGGCAAAAAGATCCCAATACCGATACCACCTGGGGCGGCGTGCGTGCCACCGGTGGCGGCGTGAGCGTGAGCTACGACAAAGGCGAAGCTAACGGTATCTGGTCAAGCCTGAGTGCCGACAGCCTCACCGGGAAGAATGTCGAAGATAACTGGCGCGTCCGCTGGATGACCGGCTATTACTACAAGCTCATCAATCAGAACAACGAACGCCTGACGGTTGGTGTGTCCAACATGCTGTGGCATTACGATAAGGATTTAAGTGGTTATTCGCTGGGCCAGGGCGGTTACTACAGTCCCCAGGAGTATGTGTCGTTCGCCTTACCGGTGAACTGGCGTAAACGCACAGAGAACTGGTCCTGGGAGCTGGGCGGCTCCGTCTCCTGGTCCCATTCAAAAACAAAAGATGTGATGCGTTATCCGTTGCAGGGGCTGATCCCGGACAATGAGCCAGGCCGTTACACCGATAAAGGTGTGATGGAAACCGGGAGTAGCTCGTCAGGGACGGGTTATACCGCAAGGGCGATTGTTGAACGCCGCGTGACGTCCAACTGGTTTGTCGGTCTGGGCGTCGATATTCAGGAAGCAAAAGACTATACCCCGAGCCATGCGCTGCTCTACGTTCGGTATTCTGCCGCGGGCTGGCAGGGTGATATGGACTTACCACCGGAACCGCTGGTGCCTTATGCAGACTGGTGA
- the hmsP gene encoding biofilm formation regulator HmsP: MRVSRSLTIKQMAMVSAVTMLFVFIFCVILLFHSVQQNRYNTASQLESIARSVREPLSASILKGDIPEAESILKRIQPAGIVSRADVVLPNQFQALRMSFIPERPVPMMVMRLFELPVQISLPLYSLERPANPQPLAYLVLQADSYRMYKFVMSWVATLVTTYLLLTLMLSVALTWCINRLIVHPLRRIARELNDLSPQEHMGHQLPLPRLHHDDEIGMLVRSYNINQQRVLRQQEELSNNATRFPVSDLPNKAFLMALLEQTVARQQTTALMVIACETLQDTAGVLKESQREMLLLTLVEKVKSVLAPRMVLTQVSGYDLVVIAHGVKEPWHAITLGQQVLTVINERLPIQGIQLRPSASIGIAMYYGGLTAEQLYRRAFSAAFTARRKGKNQIQFFDPEQMEKAQQRLTEESDILTAMDNRQFALWLQPQVNLRTGEVTSAEALLRMQQPDGTWELPEGMIERIESCGLMVTVGYWVLEESCRQLAAWQQRGITLPLSVNLSALQLMHPTMVPEMLELIHRYRIQPHTLILEVTESRCIDNPDDAVAILKPLRNAGIRIALDDFGMGYSGLRQLQHMKTLPVDVLKIDKTFVEGLPEDCSLVQAIIQMAHSLNLHVIAEGIETDAQREWLAAAGVESGQGFLFDRAVPSDIFEQRYLADAGNNAKV, from the coding sequence TTGCGTGTCAGCCGTTCTTTAACGATCAAACAGATGGCGATGGTGTCTGCCGTCACAATGCTGTTTGTCTTCATCTTCTGCGTCATTTTGCTGTTTCATTCCGTACAGCAGAACCGCTATAACACGGCTTCGCAACTGGAAAGTATTGCCCGCTCGGTGCGGGAACCCCTGTCAGCCTCGATCCTGAAAGGGGATATCCCCGAGGCGGAATCCATCCTGAAGCGCATCCAGCCCGCCGGTATCGTGAGCCGCGCGGATGTGGTGCTGCCGAACCAGTTTCAGGCGCTGCGGATGAGCTTTATCCCGGAGCGTCCCGTCCCGATGATGGTAATGCGCCTGTTTGAACTGCCGGTGCAGATTTCCCTGCCGCTCTATTCTCTGGAAAGACCGGCTAACCCACAGCCGCTGGCCTACCTGGTGCTACAGGCTGACTCGTATCGCATGTATAAATTTGTCATGAGTTGGGTTGCTACGTTAGTAACTACTTACTTACTTTTGACATTAATGCTGAGCGTGGCGCTGACGTGGTGTATCAACCGTTTAATTGTGCATCCGTTGCGCCGCATAGCCCGGGAGCTGAACGACCTCTCTCCACAGGAGCATATGGGGCATCAGCTTCCCTTACCGCGCCTGCATCACGACGATGAAATCGGCATGCTGGTCCGCAGTTACAATATCAACCAGCAGCGTGTCCTGCGTCAGCAGGAAGAACTCAGTAACAACGCCACCCGTTTTCCGGTTTCCGATCTGCCAAACAAAGCGTTTTTAATGGCGTTGCTGGAGCAGACCGTCGCCCGCCAGCAGACCACTGCGCTGATGGTGATTGCCTGCGAAACCTTGCAGGACACGGCGGGCGTGCTGAAAGAGAGCCAGCGCGAAATGCTTTTACTGACGCTGGTGGAAAAGGTGAAATCCGTTCTGGCCCCGCGCATGGTACTCACCCAGGTCAGCGGCTATGACCTGGTGGTGATCGCGCACGGAGTTAAAGAGCCATGGCACGCCATTACGTTAGGTCAGCAAGTACTCACTGTCATTAATGAGCGGCTACCCATTCAGGGTATCCAGCTTCGCCCGAGCGCCAGCATCGGTATTGCGATGTACTATGGTGGCCTGACCGCCGAGCAGCTTTACCGTCGGGCCTTCTCGGCAGCATTCACCGCGCGCCGGAAAGGAAAAAACCAGATCCAGTTCTTTGACCCGGAGCAGATGGAAAAAGCCCAGCAGCGCCTGACCGAAGAGAGCGACATTCTGACGGCGATGGACAATCGCCAGTTTGCGCTCTGGCTACAGCCGCAGGTGAATCTGCGCACGGGTGAAGTGACCAGCGCCGAAGCGTTGCTGCGTATGCAACAGCCGGACGGCACGTGGGAGCTGCCTGAAGGGATGATCGAACGTATCGAGTCCTGCGGCCTGATGGTCACCGTCGGCTACTGGGTGCTGGAAGAGTCGTGCCGCCAGCTTGCGGCCTGGCAACAACGGGGCATCACGCTGCCGCTGTCGGTGAATCTCTCTGCGCTACAGCTGATGCACCCGACCATGGTGCCGGAGATGCTCGAGCTGATCCACCGCTACCGCATTCAGCCCCACACGTTGATCCTGGAAGTCACCGAGAGCCGTTGTATCGACAATCCTGACGATGCTGTCGCCATTCTGAAACCGCTGCGTAACGCCGGGATCCGCATTGCACTGGACGATTTTGGTATGGGGTATTCCGGCCTGCGTCAGCTTCAGCACATGAAAACCCTGCCGGTGGACGTCCTGAAAATCGACAAAACCTTTGTGGAAGGGCTGCCGGAGGATTGCAGCCTGGTACAGGCCATTATTCAGATGGCGCACAGCCTGAATCTGCACGTGATTGCCGAGGGTATCGAAACCGACGCCCAGCGTGAGTGGCTGGCTGCGGCGGGTGTGGAGAGCGGACAGGGCTTCCTGTTTGACCGCGCCGTACCGTCGGATATCTTCGAGCAACGCTATCTCGCCGACGCTGGCAATAACGCAAAAGTGTAA
- a CDS encoding M16 family metallopeptidase yields MQGTKIRLLTGGLLMMAAASYVQADALQPDPAWQQGTLANGFQWQVLSTPQRPSDRIEIRLSVNTGSLTESTQQTGLSHFIPRLALTQSGSLQAVQVRSLWQQAIDPKRPLPPAVVSYDYTMFNLSLPNNRNDLLKEALTYLSDATGKLAITPETVNYALSNSDMVATWPTDTKEGWWRYRLKGSTLLGHDPAEPLKQPVDAAQVKSFYQQWYTPDAMTLIVVGNVDSRAVIEQINKAFGDLKGKRETPAPVPTLSPLRPETVSIMTDTVRQDRLSMMWDTAWQPIRESSALLRYWRADLAREALFWHVQQTLSKNNVKDIGLGFDCRVLFQRAQCAINVESPGDKLNANLGVVAKELAKVRKEGLSEEEFNALVAQKSLELQKLFATYARADTDILISQRIRSLQNQVVDIAPEQYQKLRQDFLNGLTVEMLNQDLRQQLSQDMALILLQPKGEPEYDMKELKATWNAIMATPPQPAQTAADDLHQDASDIPQGQ; encoded by the coding sequence ATGCAGGGCACAAAAATTCGACTCTTAACCGGCGGTTTGCTGATGATGGCAGCAGCCAGTTATGTGCAGGCAGATGCGCTCCAGCCAGACCCGGCCTGGCAACAGGGAACACTGGCGAACGGCTTTCAGTGGCAGGTATTATCCACTCCGCAACGTCCGAGCGATCGCATTGAAATCCGTCTTTCTGTGAATACCGGCTCCCTCACTGAAAGCACCCAGCAGACCGGTTTAAGCCATTTTATTCCACGACTGGCGCTCACCCAGAGCGGCAGTTTGCAGGCGGTTCAGGTGCGTTCTTTATGGCAACAGGCCATCGATCCGAAACGCCCGTTGCCCCCGGCTGTGGTCTCCTATGACTACACCATGTTTAATCTGAGCCTGCCCAACAACCGTAACGATCTGCTTAAAGAAGCGCTAACCTATCTTTCCGATGCTACCGGCAAACTGGCGATTACGCCTGAAACCGTTAACTATGCGTTGAGCAACAGCGACATGGTGGCGACCTGGCCGACGGATACCAAAGAGGGCTGGTGGCGCTACCGCCTGAAAGGGTCAACGCTGCTGGGCCACGACCCGGCAGAGCCGCTGAAACAGCCGGTTGATGCCGCGCAGGTGAAATCTTTCTACCAGCAGTGGTACACCCCGGACGCCATGACCCTGATTGTGGTGGGCAACGTGGACAGCCGTGCGGTGATAGAACAGATCAACAAAGCATTTGGCGATCTGAAAGGGAAGCGTGAAACGCCCGCCCCGGTTCCTACATTGTCCCCGCTGCGTCCAGAGACGGTCAGTATCATGACCGATACCGTGCGTCAGGATCGTCTTTCTATGATGTGGGATACCGCCTGGCAGCCGATCCGCGAGTCTTCAGCCCTATTGCGATACTGGCGTGCGGATCTCGCCCGTGAAGCGCTGTTCTGGCACGTTCAGCAGACGCTCAGCAAGAACAACGTGAAGGATATTGGCCTGGGCTTTGACTGTCGCGTGCTGTTCCAGCGCGCCCAGTGCGCCATTAACGTGGAATCGCCGGGCGATAAGCTGAATGCCAATCTCGGCGTGGTGGCGAAAGAGCTGGCAAAAGTGCGTAAAGAGGGCCTGTCTGAAGAGGAGTTTAATGCGCTGGTGGCGCAGAAATCCCTCGAATTGCAGAAACTGTTCGCCACCTATGCCCGCGCCGATACCGATATCTTAATCAGCCAGCGCATTCGATCCTTGCAGAATCAGGTGGTGGACATCGCGCCGGAGCAATATCAGAAACTGCGTCAGGATTTCCTGAACGGTCTGACCGTGGAGATGCTGAATCAGGATTTGCGTCAGCAGCTGTCGCAGGACATGGCGTTGATTCTGTTGCAGCCGAAAGGTGAGCCGGAATATGACATGAAAGAGTTGAAGGCCACCTGGAACGCCATCATGGCGACGCCGCCGCAGCCAGCGCAAACGGCAGCCGATGATTTACATCAGGATGCGAGTGATATTCCGCAGGGCCAGTAA
- a CDS encoding sugar kinase, with protein MSKKIAVIGECMIELSQKGAEVSRGFGGDTLNTSVYIARQVAPDALSVSYVTALGTDSFSQQMLEAWQSENVGTSLIQRMENRLPGLYYIETDSTGERTFYYWRNEAAAKFWLESEAAAAICEELATFDYLYLSGISLAILSQQSREKLLSLLRECRANGGKVIFDNNYRPRLWASREETQQVYQQMLECTDIAFLTLDDEDALWGEKPVDEVIARTQAAGVSEVVIKRGAESCLVAIAGEAVTEVPAVKLAKEKVIDTTAAGDSFSAGYLAVRLTGGTPEAAAQRGHLTASTVIQYRGAIIPREAMPA; from the coding sequence ATGTCTAAAAAAATTGCCGTGATTGGCGAATGCATGATTGAGCTGTCCCAGAAAGGCGCGGAAGTCAGCCGCGGTTTTGGTGGCGATACATTGAACACCTCCGTTTACATTGCCCGTCAGGTCGCCCCCGATGCGCTGAGCGTGAGCTACGTTACCGCGCTGGGAACGGACAGCTTCAGCCAGCAGATGCTGGAAGCCTGGCAGAGTGAAAACGTTGGGACCTCGCTGATCCAGCGAATGGAAAACCGTCTGCCGGGTTTGTACTACATCGAAACCGACAGTACCGGCGAGCGCACCTTCTACTACTGGCGTAATGAAGCGGCCGCCAAATTCTGGCTGGAAAGCGAGGCCGCCGCTGCGATTTGCGAAGAACTGGCGACCTTTGATTATCTCTACCTGAGCGGGATTAGCCTGGCAATTCTGAGCCAGCAGAGCCGTGAGAAGCTGCTGTCACTGCTGCGCGAATGCCGCGCCAATGGCGGGAAGGTGATTTTCGATAACAACTACCGTCCGCGCCTGTGGGCCAGCCGTGAAGAGACCCAGCAGGTTTACCAGCAGATGCTCGAATGCACCGATATCGCCTTCCTGACGCTGGATGATGAAGATGCTCTGTGGGGCGAAAAACCGGTTGATGAGGTCATCGCCCGGACGCAGGCCGCTGGGGTCAGCGAAGTGGTGATTAAGCGCGGGGCGGAGTCTTGCCTGGTGGCGATTGCAGGTGAAGCCGTGACAGAAGTACCGGCGGTGAAGCTGGCGAAAGAGAAAGTGATTGATACCACTGCGGCGGGAGATTCCTTCAGCGCGGGGTATCTCGCGGTACGTCTGACAGGGGGGACGCCGGAAGCGGCGGCGCAGCGCGGCCATTTGACGGCCAGCACGGTGATTCAGTATCGCGGAGCGATTATTCCGCGCGAGGCGATGCCTGCTTAA